One window from the genome of Moorena sp. SIOASIH encodes:
- a CDS encoding glycosyltransferase: protein MSVALIAHYLGPRLGIGQYLNRLLPPLVEELISRGTKVKILASPNAFENTPSLQELADSVNILPPLDYSPAKRYAWVATRFSGYCAQAGVEALVWLSNPIVLPWHPPTIAVLHDVNEWKAANKYGDRIKTALRSLIYLDASIRFAQQIIVVSKATGNDLLHFRPNPRLQQKLKTIPNGVDSSLAKLPTVSISAPTGPFLLSVGRIDPAAKRLPEAVALTTQLRELSGEPWELHLVGGMNTSTQASGEAFLKSIESLPWVQYHGHISDRILAQWYREATAVVFLSDREGFGLPIAEAASFGRFVVVSQGNQAGLEAGGSAIITVDPDQPREAAEKVMGGLKEKQLAEISSNLPKWETAAMAYADAINEL from the coding sequence ATGTCTGTTGCTTTAATTGCTCATTATCTTGGTCCTCGCTTAGGCATTGGGCAGTATCTCAATCGATTACTACCACCTCTAGTTGAGGAACTGATCAGCCGAGGAACTAAGGTTAAAATCTTGGCTTCTCCGAATGCGTTTGAGAATACCCCTAGCCTACAGGAGTTGGCAGATAGTGTTAATATCCTACCACCGCTGGATTACTCCCCAGCTAAGCGATATGCTTGGGTGGCGACTCGCTTTAGTGGGTATTGTGCTCAAGCAGGAGTAGAGGCTCTAGTTTGGCTATCTAACCCGATCGTTCTGCCGTGGCATCCACCTACTATTGCCGTGCTTCATGATGTCAATGAATGGAAAGCGGCTAATAAGTATGGCGATCGCATAAAAACGGCTTTGCGATCGCTAATTTACCTGGATGCCTCGATTCGTTTTGCCCAGCAGATTATCGTGGTCAGCAAAGCTACCGGGAATGACCTGCTACACTTTCGCCCTAACCCAAGGCTTCAACAGAAGCTGAAAACTATTCCGAATGGAGTAGACTCATCCCTAGCTAAGTTACCGACCGTCTCGATTTCTGCTCCCACTGGACCATTCTTGTTATCCGTAGGTCGGATCGACCCAGCTGCTAAGCGTTTACCGGAAGCTGTGGCATTAACTACTCAACTTAGAGAGCTTAGTGGTGAACCTTGGGAATTGCATTTAGTGGGAGGGATGAATACTTCCACCCAAGCTAGCGGTGAAGCGTTCCTCAAGTCAATTGAGAGCTTGCCTTGGGTTCAGTATCATGGTCACATAAGCGATCGCATTCTGGCTCAATGGTATCGAGAGGCAACAGCGGTAGTGTTTTTATCTGACCGGGAGGGATTTGGACTACCCATTGCCGAAGCCGCATCATTTGGTCGCTTCGTCGTCGTCTCTCAAGGGAATCAAGCCGGTTTGGAAGCAGGGGGTTCTGCCATCATTACCGTTGATCCTGATCAGCCTAGGGAGGCAGCCGAGAAGGTAATGGGTGGTTTGAAAGAAAAACAATTAGCTGAAATCAGTAGTAATTTGCCCAAGTGGGAAACAGCAGCAATGGCTTATGCTGATGCGATTAATGAACTATAG